In the genome of Triticum urartu cultivar G1812 chromosome 5, Tu2.1, whole genome shotgun sequence, one region contains:
- the LOC125555833 gene encoding NAC domain-containing protein 90-like isoform X2 → MMTTTSSGGAGGDLLVSTPGFRFYPTEDELLGFYLRHRLAGTTRPHVDRVIPVVDVYSHHPSHLRSMAGEASVQDAEQWFFFCPRAERELRGGRPARTTPSGYWKATGSPSCVFSSSSSSSAAAGNSKVIGVKRTMVFYQGRAPTGAKTTWKMNEYKAVAADDDTTTGHQTTAPLRERIQRVPALHQHGDTKVLRSPAPQYFRQRSSGGPPACTVGSQHRKYRTSRQLSRLEHAGDHQYS, encoded by the exons ATGATGACGACTACTAGCAGCGGTGGCGCCGGTGGCGATCTGTTAGTCTCCACGCCGGGGTTTCGGTTCTACCCGACGGAGGATGAGCTGCTGGGCTTCTACCTCCGCCATCGCCTCGCCGGCACCACCAGGCCGCACGTCGATCGCGTCATTCCCGTCGTCGACGTCTACAGCCACCACCCTTCCCACCTCCGCT CAATGGCGGGGGAGGCGAGCGTGCAAGACGCGGAGCAGTGGTTCTTCTTCTGCCCCCGGGCTGAGAGGGAGCTGCGCGGCGGCCGGCCAGCGCGCACCACTCCGTCCGGGTACTGGAAGGCCACGGGCTCGCCGTCCTGcgtcttctcctcctcctcctcctcctcagccGCCGCCGGTAACAGCAAGGTCATCGGGGTGAAAAGGACCATGGTCTTCTACCAGGGCCGTGCGCCCACGGGGGCCAAGACCACGTGGAAGATGAACGAGTATAAGGCTGTCGCCGCCGACGACGACACGACGACCGGACACCAGACGACGGCACCTCTCAGG GAACGAATTCAGCGTGTGCCGGCTCTACATCAGCACGGGGACACTAAGGTCCTTCGATCGCCGGCCCCTCAATACTTCCGGCAACGGTCAAGCGGCGGCCCGCCGGCATGCACCGTCGGCAGCCAACACCGCAAGTATCGGACAAGCCGACAACTATCAAGGCTGGAGCACGCTGGTGACCACCAGTACAGCTGA
- the LOC125555833 gene encoding NAC domain-containing protein 90-like isoform X1, producing the protein MMTTTSSGGAGGDLLVSTPGFRFYPTEDELLGFYLRHRLAGTTRPHVDRVIPVVDVYSHHPSHLRSMAGEASVQDAEQWFFFCPRAERELRGGRPARTTPSGYWKATGSPSCVFSSSSSSSAAAGNSKVIGVKRTMVFYQGRAPTGAKTTWKMNEYKAVAADDDTTTGHQTTAPLRLRNEFSVCRLYISTGTLRSFDRRPLNTSGNGQAAARRHAPSAANTASIGQADNYQGWSTLVTTSTADVDNFCFDMNFNQL; encoded by the exons ATGATGACGACTACTAGCAGCGGTGGCGCCGGTGGCGATCTGTTAGTCTCCACGCCGGGGTTTCGGTTCTACCCGACGGAGGATGAGCTGCTGGGCTTCTACCTCCGCCATCGCCTCGCCGGCACCACCAGGCCGCACGTCGATCGCGTCATTCCCGTCGTCGACGTCTACAGCCACCACCCTTCCCACCTCCGCT CAATGGCGGGGGAGGCGAGCGTGCAAGACGCGGAGCAGTGGTTCTTCTTCTGCCCCCGGGCTGAGAGGGAGCTGCGCGGCGGCCGGCCAGCGCGCACCACTCCGTCCGGGTACTGGAAGGCCACGGGCTCGCCGTCCTGcgtcttctcctcctcctcctcctcctcagccGCCGCCGGTAACAGCAAGGTCATCGGGGTGAAAAGGACCATGGTCTTCTACCAGGGCCGTGCGCCCACGGGGGCCAAGACCACGTGGAAGATGAACGAGTATAAGGCTGTCGCCGCCGACGACGACACGACGACCGGACACCAGACGACGGCACCTCTCAGG CTCAGGAACGAATTCAGCGTGTGCCGGCTCTACATCAGCACGGGGACACTAAGGTCCTTCGATCGCCGGCCCCTCAATACTTCCGGCAACGGTCAAGCGGCGGCCCGCCGGCATGCACCGTCGGCAGCCAACACCGCAAGTATCGGACAAGCCGACAACTATCAAGGCTGGAGCACGCTGGTGACCACCAGTACAGCTGATGTTGACAATTTCTGCTTCGACATGAATTTCAATCAACTGTAG